From Carya illinoinensis cultivar Pawnee chromosome 5, C.illinoinensisPawnee_v1, whole genome shotgun sequence, one genomic window encodes:
- the LOC122310904 gene encoding eukaryotic translation initiation factor 3 subunit J-like encodes MEDWEDEQIPPVLAKEQPKNKWDDEDADDNDVKESWEDDDEPTLAPESKPPAEKAPKKPTVKATEKKGKTVVAVKEEPLDPVAEKLRQQRLVEEADYSSTKELFGKRGDEKNLDNFIPKSESDFLEYAELISHKLRAHEKSYHYIGLLKAVMRLSMTAMKAADAKEVSSSITAITNEKLKAEKEVNAGKKKTGSKKRQIHVEKPDDDLVVTAYDALDDDDFM; translated from the exons ATGGAGGACTGGG AGGATGAGCAAATTCCACCTGTTCTTGCAAAGGAGCAACCTAAAAACAAATGGGATGATGAAGATGCGGATGACAATGATGTGAAGGAATCATGGGAAGATGATGATGAACCTACACTG GCACCTGAATCAAAACCTCCTGCTGAAAAGGCCCCAAAGAAACCCACAGTGAAAGCTActgaaaagaaagggaaaacagTTGTAGCAGTAAAGGAAGAGCCACTAGATCCTGTAGCCGAGAAACTTCGCCAACAAAG GCTGGTGGAAGAAGCAGATTATAGCTCCACTAAGGAACTGTTTGGTAAGAGAGGTGATGAGAAGAACCTTGATAATTTTATTCCCAAATCAGAAAGTGATTTCTTGGAATATGCAGAGCTTATTTCACATAAGTTGCGTGCACATGAG AAAAGTTATCATTATATTGGTTTACTCAAAGCTGTAATGAGACTATCGATGACTGCTATGAAAGCAGCAGATGCAAAAGAAGTTTCATCTTCTATCACAGCAATTACGAATGAAAAGCTAAAAGCTGAGAAGGAAGTGAATGCTGGTAAAAAAAAGACAG GTTCCAAAAAAAGGCAGATCCATGTTGAAAAGCCAGACGATGATTTAGTTGTTACTGCCTATGATGCTCTGGATGATGATGATTTCATGTGA